The following are encoded together in the Rana temporaria chromosome 12, aRanTem1.1, whole genome shotgun sequence genome:
- the RNF222 gene encoding RING finger protein 222: protein MSNEDNAKETPGNECPVCYERLQNPGTAERRLSCGHSFCHDCLVKYLVTAKKEGSIKKNIICPLCRYVTFLTNRGLILPPRTGELNQILEVPVTPSSCLRHTPSLLRNPNTLVIPITETSESDSPHLSRCTCLGDTNLDSANHAYGSQVFVISDQGQPMYNEDVIAPTLTQHVDARVHCCRSPSIIMVLLLIFLVAVMAAVLPWILLVKKV, encoded by the coding sequence ATGTCTAACGAGGACAACGCCAAAGAGACCCCTGGCAACGAGTGCCCCGTCTGCTACGAACGCCTCCAGAACCCAGGGACCGCGGAGCGGCGGCTGAGCTGCGGCCACTCCTTCTGCCACGACTGTTTGGTGAAGTATCTGGTGACGGCCAAGAAAGAGGGCTCAATAAAAAAGAACATCATCTGCCCTCTGTGCCGATACGTGACCTTCCTCACCAACAGGGGCCTCATTTTACCCCCGCGGACCGGGGAACTCAACCAGATCTTGGAGGTTCCCGTCACGCCCTCATCATGCCTGAGGCACACGCCTTCGCTTCTCAGGAACCCCAACACTTTGGTGATCCCCATCACCGAGACCAGCGAGTCGGACAGCCCCCACCTTTCCAGGTGTACCTGCCTCGGGGACACCAACCTCGACTCGGCCAACCACGCCTACGGTTCCCAAGTCTTCGTCATCAGCGACCAAGGGCAGCCGATGTATAACGAGGACGTCATCGCCCCAACGCTTACCCAGCACGTGGATGCCAGGGTCCACTGCTGCCGCTCCCCGTCCATAATTATGGTCCTGCTGCTAATATTTCTTGTGGCCGTCATGGCGGCCGTCTTGCCGTGGATACTTTTGGTCAAAAAAGTGTGA